Proteins encoded by one window of Phytohabitans houttuyneae:
- a CDS encoding TIR-like protein FxsC, which translates to MLYFFLSYARGDDDDSVQKFFHDLSKEVRVHAGLAAGEEVGFFDVHSLEVGATWSPRLVEALSRCQSFIALVSPRYLLSEPCGREWTIFAERVRRYERDVGVTPSALLPLLWLPPPNLPDAVAALQYQNDVLPEAYGRTGLRQLMRLQRHQDSYYDLIVELARQIVQTAGAHRVPTTGAGIDFKDVQSAFHPRATGRAAVPRQPGHTQQVQFVVAAPARGELSAEELATIDRDSQYYGATSVEWAPYRPTLPVPIADYARTVAERRSFRAEVAGTAGLAQRIGDARRGNQIVVLLVDVWSTMLNEYRQALAECNQLDQNSEEPVTAIMVPLNFDDLQGQRHRRQLTDSLRAIFYRRTVHGDDVMFRSSILTHQAFDADLQVVLETARNRVFTNGTVHNRPQGQAVRRPILQGP; encoded by the coding sequence CTGGCCGCCGGTGAGGAGGTCGGCTTCTTCGACGTGCACAGCCTGGAAGTGGGCGCGACCTGGTCGCCGCGACTGGTGGAGGCGCTGTCGCGTTGCCAGTCGTTCATCGCGTTGGTGTCTCCGCGCTACCTGCTGAGCGAGCCCTGCGGTCGAGAGTGGACGATCTTCGCGGAGCGCGTCCGGCGGTACGAGCGGGATGTCGGCGTCACCCCGTCGGCGCTGCTGCCCTTGCTGTGGCTGCCACCTCCCAACCTGCCCGACGCGGTGGCCGCCCTGCAGTACCAGAACGACGTCCTCCCGGAGGCGTACGGGCGCACGGGGCTGCGGCAGCTCATGCGCCTGCAGCGGCACCAGGACTCCTACTACGACCTCATCGTCGAGCTGGCGCGGCAGATCGTGCAGACCGCGGGCGCCCACCGCGTGCCGACCACCGGCGCGGGCATCGACTTCAAAGACGTGCAGAGCGCCTTCCACCCGCGGGCGACCGGGCGCGCCGCGGTGCCGCGGCAGCCGGGCCACACGCAGCAGGTGCAGTTCGTCGTCGCGGCGCCGGCGCGGGGCGAGCTGTCCGCGGAGGAGCTCGCGACGATCGACCGCGACAGCCAGTACTACGGCGCCACGTCGGTGGAGTGGGCGCCGTACCGGCCGACGCTGCCCGTGCCGATCGCCGACTACGCCCGCACGGTGGCCGAGCGGCGCAGCTTCCGGGCGGAGGTGGCGGGCACGGCTGGCCTCGCGCAGCGGATCGGGGACGCGCGACGCGGCAACCAGATCGTGGTGCTGCTCGTCGACGTGTGGTCCACGATGCTCAACGAGTACCGGCAGGCGCTCGCCGAGTGCAACCAGCTGGATCAAAACTCCGAAGAGCCGGTCACCGCCATCATGGTCCCGCTCAACTTCGACGACCTGCAGGGCCAGCGGCACCGGCGGCAGCTGACCGACTCGCTCCGCGCGATCTTCTACCGCCGCACGGTGCACGGCGACGACGTCATGTTCCGCTCGAGCATCCTGACCCACCAAGCCTTCGACGCCGACCTCCAGGTGGTGCTGGAGACCGCCCGCAACCGCGTCTTCACCAACGGCACCGTGCACAACCGCCCGCAGGGCCAGGCCGTGCGACGGCCGATCCTGCAAGGCCCCTAA